The Microlunatus antarcticus DNA segment GGGCGTCCGGGTGTAGAGCACGGAACGTCCCGTCCGCGCCCGGCTCACGACGCCGGCGTCCCGCAGGGCCGCGAGGTGGTCACCCACGCCGCCCACGCTCAGGTGCAGCGTCGCGACGAGCTGGGTGGTGGTGGCGGGTTCGTCGAGCGCCGCCAGCACCGCGGCCCGGGTCGGTCCGAGCAGGCGCGCGAGCCCGCCGGGAGCGCCGGACGGCGCGCGGCTCCACAGGGCGGCCACCCCCCGGGCGGGGTAGATGAGCACCGGCGGCCAGAGCGGCTCGAGCCCGTACGCGACCCGTGGCCAGACGAAGACCGAGGGCATCAGCAGCAGACCGCGCCCGCCGAGGTCGACGTCGTCCTCGTCCTCGTGGGCCCGCAGCTCGACGTGGCCGTCGGCGTAGCGGACGTCCGGGTGGATGTCACGCAGCGCAGCGGCCCACCCGCCCCGGGAGAGGCGGCCGGCCCGGTGGACGACGTCGCGCTCGAGGATGGCCTGCAACTGCGGCCAGTCCGGCGCCAGGAGCCGCTCCCAGGCCACGGCCAGGACATCGGCGAGGTAGGTGGTGACGTCGTCACGTCCCAGCACCGACCGGAGCCGGGCCGAGGGCTCGGGCCCCCCGCGCAGGGCTCGGCTGATCTCCTCACGGGCCTGGTCGAGCGGGGTGGCCCGGACGTCGTCCAGCAGCTCGTGGATGGTCGACGCGACCCCGCGCGGCGGCGGGACCACGAAGTCGGCGCCCCAGCCCGGTGGCTGCAGGGCGAGCACCGCCTCGACGTCGGTCTCCCGGCGCAGCATGGCGAAGCGGTCCCGGGCGCGCACCACCCAGGGCTCGGCCGGACCGCGGCCGCGTCCCCGACCGGCGACGGCCCGCATCGCGTGCACGAGCTCCCACAGCGGCGAGACGGCGAAACGGGTGCGGGCCAGGTCGTCCGGACCCACCCCCAGCCGCAAGACCTTTCGTGCCACGACGAAACAGTAGCCTCGGCCGCGCCGGCGGCGCAGGCTCGCCACGTGACCACGACCAGCACCTCCCCGCGCGTCCCCGAGCGCGGCGCGACCTACCGCGAGGTGTTCGCCGGACGCGAGGTCCGCGTGCTCTTCGGCGCCTTCCTGCTGCGCGCGCTCTCCACGACCACCGAGATCCTCGGGCTGTCCGTCCTCGTGCTCGCCACGACGGGCTCCGTCTTCTGGTCCGCGGTCGCGTACGGGATCGGCTTCACCCCCCAGCTCATCGGCGGGTCCCTCTTCACCTCGCTGGCCGACCGGCTGCCCGCCCGGACCCTGCTGGTCGTGGCCCTGCTCCTGCGGGCCCTGCCCGGGCTGCTCATCGGCCTGGTCCACCTGCCCGTCGCCGTCATGCTCGCCCTCGTCTTCGTCGTCGGGGCCTTCGACCCGGTGGGCAACGCGGCGACCGGGCGGCTGACCCGCACGCTGCTGACCGGTGACCGTTTCGTGGTCGGGCGCTCCCTCCTCAGCGCCGTCTCGTCGGTCGCGCAGGTCCTCGGGCTGGCCCTCGGCGGAGCGCTGCTGCTGGTGGTCTCGCCGCGCGGTCTGCTGCTGGTCTCCGGGGTCGCGCTGGTGATCGGCGCCGTGGTCGTCCGCACCGGGCTCGGCCACCACCCCGTGACGCACGAGAACGTCCCCGGCGGCGCCGTCCGGGCCACCCTGCGCGGCAACCGCCGGCTGCTCGCCGACCCGGTCGTCCGCGGCCTGCTGCTCGCGCAGTGGGTCCCGACCTGGCTGCTGACCGGCGTCGAGGCCCTCGTGGTCGGCTACGTGGCCCACCGGGGCTGGACGACGAGCGGGGCGAGCCTGCTGCTCGCCGCCGTCCCGGTCGGGATGCTCGTCGGCGACGTCGCGGTCGGCCGGGGCCTGACGCCGCTCCGCCGCGAGCAGGTCACGCTCCCCCTGGCCCTGCTCGCCGGGCTCGCCCTCGTGCCCTGGGCCCTCGGCCTCCCGTACGCGGCCGTCGTCGCGCTCGCCGCGGTCGCCGGGGCCGGCTTCGCGTACCACATCGGGCTGCAACGGCGGTTCGTCGAGTCGCTGCCGGAGAGCGACCAGGGGCTCGGCTTCGGCCTGCTCTCCAGCGGCCTGATGGGCGGTCAGGGCCTCGGGCCGATCGCCGCCGGGGCACTCGCTGCCCTCCTCGGACCCGCGGTCGCCGTCGGTGCCCTCGGCGGGGTGTCGGTGCTGACGGTGGTCGCGCTGCGGCGCACGTTCCGCGGTGACCGGGGACGACCCGGCGCCGACGAGCCCGCCAGGTCTTAGGCTCTGCCCACCCGCCAGGGC contains these protein-coding regions:
- a CDS encoding ArsR/SmtB family transcription factor — encoded protein: MARKVLRLGVGPDDLARTRFAVSPLWELVHAMRAVAGRGRGRGPAEPWVVRARDRFAMLRRETDVEAVLALQPPGWGADFVVPPPRGVASTIHELLDDVRATPLDQAREEISRALRGGPEPSARLRSVLGRDDVTTYLADVLAVAWERLLAPDWPQLQAILERDVVHRAGRLSRGGWAAALRDIHPDVRYADGHVELRAHEDEDDVDLGGRGLLLMPSVFVWPRVAYGLEPLWPPVLIYPARGVAALWSRAPSGAPGGLARLLGPTRAAVLAALDEPATTTQLVATLHLSVGGVGDHLAALRDAGVVSRARTGRSVLYTRTPVGDALVAASDPG
- a CDS encoding MFS transporter — protein: MTTTSTSPRVPERGATYREVFAGREVRVLFGAFLLRALSTTTEILGLSVLVLATTGSVFWSAVAYGIGFTPQLIGGSLFTSLADRLPARTLLVVALLLRALPGLLIGLVHLPVAVMLALVFVVGAFDPVGNAATGRLTRTLLTGDRFVVGRSLLSAVSSVAQVLGLALGGALLLVVSPRGLLLVSGVALVIGAVVVRTGLGHHPVTHENVPGGAVRATLRGNRRLLADPVVRGLLLAQWVPTWLLTGVEALVVGYVAHRGWTTSGASLLLAAVPVGMLVGDVAVGRGLTPLRREQVTLPLALLAGLALVPWALGLPYAAVVALAAVAGAGFAYHIGLQRRFVESLPESDQGLGFGLLSSGLMGGQGLGPIAAGALAALLGPAVAVGALGGVSVLTVVALRRTFRGDRGRPGADEPARS